The genomic interval CAACGGAAATAATCGACAACCAGTTCTGCCGAGGGCAACTGGGAAATCCGGCAATCAAAGCAGGCCGGTTGTCCGAGCTTGAGCGAGAACTGGGCGCTGGCTTCACCGGCAAGTGTCGAGTTGTACTTCCGCAGTTTCCTGCCGAAGAGTTGCTCCTCGTTATCGAACAACAGTGAAATCTCGTCGCTCTCCGTGTAGGCGTACAGCACCCGGAAGCCGCAGGTCATCAGCGACTCCGTGGTGGCCACCATCAGGTCACGGAAACGCTCGTCGAAGGGAGCCTCGAACTGGCACGCCTCTTTAGTCAGCCGGGTGAAGCTCCGACCATCCAGACGGGCAACCATATACATGTTAGGCAACACGCACAGGTCGGCAGCGGTCTCGAAGACCCGCATTTTCTTGTCGAGATCATCAAACTTCATCTTTCCACTCCTCGACGACGAAACCAGTTTCCGTCAGTCGGACGTATTTCAGGGTATCGAACCCTTCTTCCAGTGTTGGGAGTTCCAGTTTTTTGGCCGTGGACAGGATGCCGACATCGGGCACTTGGTCCGTTCGCTGTCGGTTCCGAGCGAGACACTCCTCGGCCTTGGACCGGAAGTAGTATCCGAAGACGGAATACTTGGCCGACTTCGCAGCATCGATGTACTTTTTTCGCCCCTCACGAGTCGGGTTTGTGTTGTCGATCACAAACGACTGTTGAGTTTCCAGACAGGCAGTCAGTAGTCGCCGTTCTCGATTCCGAGTTCGCAACAGGTCGAGGCTGATGCGAACGTGCGTTGAGAAAAACCGTTCCTTGTAGAAGGAAGATTTCCCCGACGCTTGCAGACCGATGAAGACCACCGCCTCCATTACTTTCTCCTAAATACAAAATGCCCACTCGGTATTTCTGAACCGAGTGGGCTTAGTGATTCAATCCCTAAAAGTACAGGTCCCGGTTCACACCATCAAAAGCAGCCTTTCTTGAGACAACACTTCTTAAAGCGTTTGCCGGAACCGCAAGGGCAGAGATCGTTTCTGCCGAGCTTTTCCTCCAGCAGTTTGTCACCGTGGACGACCCGCACCCCACTCTTCACCTGCGTTTCGGACGGGAATCCTCGACGACGCTTGCTCATCGTCTCGAAAAAAATGGCTGTTCGTTAAAATGTTCATGGCTCGTATTTGACATAGCGCACCTCCATTCTCTTTAGTTGTTCCTTTCGTAGACACCGCCACACGGAAAAGGTTCGCTCGGGCCGACGAGCTTATTAAGGTTGCCACTGAACGTGTCTGAACCGGAGTTTGAGCAAGCAGTCGCTCACTCCTCTTCGACCAACTCCCCAAAGTGCGCCACGATGAGGCCGACCGCTCCGTCAGGGCCATAGCCGAAGTCCGGTGTGTTCACGACGATCCGAATGGCCCTCTCCAACCACTCTTGAAACTGAGCCAGATGAGGCTTCTTACCGTAGAGTTCGATGCGAAGTGGAGCGACGTAGCGGTGGCAAGGGCTATCGCTGACGCTTTCCATCAGCAGGTCATGTTGATCCCAAAGAGCTTGGTTCATGTCGGCATACACCGTGGCCTCGATTTCATTCTCCGTCCATGTTTCGGACTCGCAGTTCCAATACACTGGATTCCGAAGGGCATCGCCTTTAACGATCCGGTAGCGAGGAAACTCGTCACTTCCAATTTTGACGAGCGACAGAATTGGTGGGGTTGGGTTCTCGCTCATTCCTGATCTCCTT from Thalassoroseus pseudoceratinae carries:
- a CDS encoding tRNA(His) guanylyltransferase Thg1 family protein, encoding MKFDDLDKKMRVFETAADLCVLPNMYMVARLDGRSFTRLTKEACQFEAPFDERFRDLMVATTESLMTCGFRVLYAYTESDEISLLFDNEEQLFGRKLRKYNSTLAGEASAQFSLKLGQPACFDCRISQLPSAELVVDYFRWRNEDAARNALNSWCYWTLRKEGQNEQQATKGLLGLSVSQKNELLFKYGINFNDLPNWQKRGVGLY
- a CDS encoding AAA family ATPase; translated protein: MEAVVFIGLQASGKSSFYKERFFSTHVRISLDLLRTRNRERRLLTACLETQQSFVIDNTNPTREGRKKYIDAAKSAKYSVFGYYFRSKAEECLARNRQRTDQVPDVGILSTAKKLELPTLEEGFDTLKYVRLTETGFVVEEWKDEV
- a CDS encoding SEC-C metal-binding domain-containing protein; amino-acid sequence: MSKRRRGFPSETQVKSGVRVVHGDKLLEEKLGRNDLCPCGSGKRFKKCCLKKGCF